The stretch of DNA TCAATACCAACTCCACGTGCATGGATGACCGACTTTCCTCCTCCTACCTCTGGATTCCACAATCTTTGTATCTGCCTCTATCCCTGATTTCTGCCTTGCTTCTTCGGCTAACTTATAAATTAGAGGAAGGAAATTCGTGAACGAAACCTGGTTGGTGATAACTGTAAGGTTGCTGGTCTTGACTGAGAGTGTCACTTCGAGTTGAAGATTTATGGTTTGTTTAGATTCtaagaatatcttaaaatatttgtaaatattagtaaaataatagTAGATAATTTacaaatagtaatgaataatttgtaaatagcaataaagtaatttgaaaatatctaaaaataattgtcttcccaaacaagcccttaaatTATTGGGTGCTAACAGTTTTTAGGAACCAGTTTTCTCGGTTGGAAAGGTCGATAATTTATTTGATCCATGTGAAGTAAACACAATACATAAGTCCGAGAATTAATTGGATAAAAGACATTGCATTTGCACAATTTACTGGTTCTcgtcatgaaaaaatataagcTCTAAACCCAActcaaaatgattatttcaaCTTCTAGAATATATACTTAAGATACTTGAAAATGTGGAGCTAAGTATTGGCTACAATTACTTTATAAGGACAGGTTTTCATGAAGAAAGAGCCTCCTACGAGGTAGGTGTGTAGGAGAGATTCCAAAATTATCAAGACTCCGATCTTAATGATCTTCTGACTGAGAACTTTGAAAAGGAGCAGCTCCCTGAAATACATTCACTAGACAGCATCATTTGGGAGCTGTGGTTCCCCACCATCAAATATGAATTCTATTGTTCCCTGATGCTACCTGATCCCCATAGTCGGATTTCAACTTCCAACGAGTTGGAGCTACATATAAGACACTCACAATTCTTCATCTGAACTAACAATATCTAATTGAATCAATTTTCCTATATCTTGCCTGGTTTTGCCGACCACACCTAGTCCATGCCGCTCGGCCTTCATTCTCTTGGCATCCGGTTGCTGATTTCCAATTACAgatgactcttcttccatggtaGATGATTTCCTGAGAAATGACAGATAAATCTTCCACAACTTAAAGAAAGCACCAAAGGCCTTTATATCACAATGACTCATAGTGCATTGATTCACCTTTTCTTGGACATGTTAATAGGTTGTTTTAGAACTGTTGATTCTTTATCTGGATTCGTTGAAATCATTTTCCCTGCgattaaaaggaaaaagtagCTCAGAATGAAATCTCATGAAATCACAATGAGCATATGAAAAAGACCTGAGATCTTAAACCTGCAATTGCAGTAAGGAACCTTATCCCTTGTGAGTATGTTCTTGCCATCACTTTACCTGCATTGCtgttacaattaaaaaaaaagaaacatctccaataagtgaaaaaatgaaaatattttcacaacAGAAACAATATATTGTATCCATGTCAAACCTAAGTGTCTTTCTGAGTCCTTCCACAGAAAGTAGTTTTAATGGTTCCATGGGCTTTTTGAATTTTATCCTGTCTTCTAAAGAATCAACCATGCAAATCCCTTCCGGAGTGAGGGAATCCCTAAATGCAGCTCCTAGGTTCCTGTTAAGGAAACAAACAAGTTGAAGGCACCTGTAGCAAGAAACTGAAGACAATTGAAGCGAGTTTATTATTGAAATAATACAATTAGTAGATAATGGCCTGAAGAGTTGTATGACACTACACACTAATCACCTACCCTCCCTTGAGCTCAGCTCGATTTCTGACACATTTCTCTGAAGCTTTCTGTAGAAATAAAGCAGATGGTAAATATACATAGTAGAGtaggaaaacaaaaacagagaatAAAACAGATGGTTGGCTTTGAACATAATTAGTCAAACAGATTAAAGTATATATGCTTACCAATGTATGATATTTACAACATATTCCACTGAGCCTGAAATACCATGAAGACTCGAGATATCAAAAAA from Juglans microcarpa x Juglans regia isolate MS1-56 chromosome 3S, Jm3101_v1.0, whole genome shotgun sequence encodes:
- the LOC121257545 gene encoding uncharacterized protein LOC121257545; the protein is MPCTIGINKLSGICCKYHTLKASEKCVRNRAELKGGNLGAAFRDSLTPEGICMVDSLEDRIKFKKPMEPLKLLSVEGLRKTLSNAGKVMARTYSQGIRFLTAIAGKMISTNPDKESTVLKQPINMSKKRKSSTMEEESSVIGNQQPDAKRMKAERHGLGVVGKTRQDIGKLIQLDIVSSDEEL